A stretch of Synechococcus sp. MIT S9220 DNA encodes these proteins:
- the ruvA gene encoding Holliday junction branch migration protein RuvA has product MIGWLRGERIQTWEQGGRRGVVIACSGVGYEVQLTKRDQQAQIGNSCTVWIHQVQRDDGSTLFGFPQQQDRDLFRTLIAVNGVGPQMALSLLDCYAAPELVMAIIEGDLKRLTQAQGVGKRTAERIAVELRDRLGSWAPEANEASLSLVDRSDVKALPIQPDSLQELQLTLETLGYEDLEIRRAMRAVASSSEVPEDNDNEGWLRASLRWLSESA; this is encoded by the coding sequence ATGATCGGCTGGCTTCGGGGTGAACGGATCCAGACCTGGGAGCAGGGCGGCCGCCGGGGCGTCGTGATCGCCTGTTCAGGGGTCGGTTATGAAGTGCAGCTGACCAAACGCGACCAGCAGGCTCAGATCGGTAACAGCTGCACCGTCTGGATCCATCAGGTTCAGCGAGACGACGGTTCGACGCTCTTTGGATTCCCCCAGCAACAGGACCGTGATTTGTTCCGAACCCTGATTGCGGTGAATGGCGTTGGTCCCCAGATGGCTCTCTCGCTGCTCGATTGCTACGCAGCACCTGAACTCGTGATGGCGATCATTGAAGGGGACCTGAAGCGGCTGACGCAGGCTCAGGGGGTCGGCAAACGCACTGCTGAACGCATCGCGGTGGAACTCCGAGATCGCCTTGGCTCTTGGGCGCCTGAGGCCAACGAGGCGTCTCTATCGCTTGTTGATCGCAGCGACGTGAAAGCTCTGCCAATCCAGCCTGATTCCCTGCAGGAACTTCAACTCACCCTCGAGACTCTCGGCTATGAGGACCTCGAGATCCGACGGGCCATGCGAGCTGTCGCTAGCAGTTCCGAGGTGCCTGAAGACAACGACAATGAAGGATGGCTGCGTGCCAGTTTGCGTTGGCTCAGCGAATCGGCTTAA
- a CDS encoding DUF2834 domain-containing protein has protein sequence MAKLRLGLYGATALAGIAWPWYCIYQFIQETEELGLTDPIEIVNLFSQGVWANASAGFIAADLTLVLIASFVFYAAEGIRLKMKFWYLYIAVTFAISFAFSFGLFMFNRERNMASASE, from the coding sequence ATGGCTAAATTAAGGCTTGGCCTTTATGGGGCTACTGCGTTGGCTGGTATTGCGTGGCCTTGGTATTGCATTTATCAATTCATTCAGGAAACGGAAGAGCTGGGTTTAACGGATCCAATTGAAATCGTTAATTTGTTCTCCCAGGGCGTCTGGGCCAATGCCTCTGCGGGCTTTATTGCAGCTGACCTCACGCTTGTGCTGATTGCATCGTTTGTTTTTTATGCAGCGGAAGGGATCCGGCTGAAAATGAAATTTTGGTATCTCTATATCGCCGTAACGTTTGCTATTTCCTTTGCTTTTTCGTTCGGTCTGTTCATGTTCAACAGGGAGCGGAACATGGCTTCTGCGTCTGAATAG
- a CDS encoding PAM68 family protein yields the protein MAEKRDPLPFEPRRSAAETTRNQAIPREVANRMARRVAIATGVPSLMGMAVFVISYLVVSRGILDVPPSITLLGSGFFFLLGLVGLSYGVLSASWEPQPGTFLGLEHLKPNLQRLRSSIKAQKQA from the coding sequence ATGGCTGAAAAGCGCGATCCTCTTCCTTTTGAACCGCGTCGTTCAGCTGCAGAGACAACCCGGAATCAAGCGATTCCTAGAGAAGTGGCCAACCGCATGGCCCGACGCGTCGCCATTGCCACAGGGGTTCCTTCCCTGATGGGAATGGCCGTTTTTGTGATCAGTTACCTCGTGGTGAGTCGAGGCATTCTTGATGTCCCGCCAAGCATCACCCTTCTGGGATCGGGCTTCTTCTTCCTTTTGGGTCTGGTCGGCCTGAGCTACGGAGTGCTGTCGGCAAGCTGGGAACCTCAGCCAGGAACGTTTCTGGGCCTGGAGCACCTAAAGCCCAACCTTCAACGTTTGCGCAGCTCGATCAAAGCTCAGAAGCAGGCTTAA
- a CDS encoding STAS domain-containing protein: MTVSLRGGFEQKDGCLVFHFTGQLDAYSEKQFITYVMDVLKANAFPAVFDLSKIDFLDSSGLGALVQLAKQCKDAKRSFVVVGNARVTQTVKLVRLESFLHLVNDLETAYTQLAA, from the coding sequence CTGACGGTTTCGCTCCGTGGAGGCTTTGAGCAGAAGGATGGCTGCCTGGTGTTTCATTTCACCGGCCAGTTGGATGCCTACTCCGAAAAGCAGTTCATCACTTACGTGATGGATGTTTTGAAGGCCAATGCCTTTCCGGCTGTCTTTGATCTGAGCAAAATCGACTTTCTCGATTCCTCCGGTCTCGGCGCCCTGGTGCAGCTCGCCAAACAATGCAAAGACGCCAAGCGCAGCTTCGTGGTGGTTGGCAATGCCCGTGTGACCCAAACCGTGAAACTGGTCCGACTGGAATCGTTCCTCCATCTGGTGAATGATCTTGAGACGGCTTACACCCAGCTGGCTGCTTGA
- the rpsO gene encoding 30S ribosomal protein S15 has translation MSLDTTEKQQLINTHQTHATDTGSAEVQVAMLSERISKLSSHLQQNNHDYSSRQGLLKMIGRRKRLLSYVRGKSEQRYSSLIAKLGIRG, from the coding sequence ATGTCGCTCGATACCACCGAAAAGCAGCAACTGATCAACACCCACCAGACCCATGCCACCGATACCGGATCGGCTGAGGTTCAAGTGGCCATGCTGAGCGAGCGCATCTCGAAGCTCAGCAGCCACCTGCAGCAGAACAATCACGACTACTCCTCGCGTCAGGGGCTGTTGAAGATGATTGGTCGCCGCAAGCGCCTGCTCAGCTATGTGCGGGGCAAGAGTGAGCAGCGTTACAGCAGCCTGATCGCCAAACTGGGTATCCGCGGCTGA
- the gatA gene encoding Asp-tRNA(Asn)/Glu-tRNA(Gln) amidotransferase subunit GatA: MAIAEWRQQLANGEVSARELTDHHLARIDAVDPDVHAFLEVTAERARADADRIDEARRAGDDLPPLAGIPLGIKDNLCTRGVRTTCSSRMLEQFVPPYESTVTDRLWASGAVLLGKTNLDEFAMGGSTETSAFGATANPWNPEHVPGGSSGGSAAAVAAGECLASIGSDTGGSIRQPASFCGVVGLKPTYGRVSRYGLVAFASSLDQVGPFTSSVADAAELLQVMAGVDPRDSTCLNVAVPDYTAALAAPIKGLRVGLVTECFDQEGLDSQVKASVLAAADQLKALGAELVDVSCPRFNDGIATYYVIAPSEASANLARYDGVKYGYRAEDATSLAAMTARSRAEGFGSEVQRRILIGTYALSAGYVDAYYKKAQQVRTLIRRDFDAAFQSVDVLLTPTAPSTAFKNGAHADDPLSMYLADLLTIPANLAGLPAISVPCGFDAGGLPIGVQLIGNVLEEPRLLQVAHQYEQAADVMKSRPKAGLVPA; the protein is encoded by the coding sequence ATGGCGATCGCCGAATGGCGTCAGCAACTGGCAAACGGGGAGGTGTCCGCGAGGGAACTCACCGACCATCACCTGGCCAGGATTGATGCGGTCGACCCAGACGTGCATGCTTTTCTTGAAGTCACGGCAGAGCGTGCCCGTGCTGATGCCGATCGCATTGATGAGGCTCGTCGTGCCGGCGATGATCTGCCGCCCCTGGCTGGGATCCCTCTCGGTATCAAGGACAATCTCTGCACCAGGGGCGTTCGCACCACCTGCTCCAGTCGCATGCTCGAGCAGTTTGTGCCTCCCTATGAATCCACGGTGACCGACCGGCTGTGGGCCTCCGGAGCGGTTCTTCTCGGTAAGACCAACCTGGATGAATTCGCCATGGGTGGTTCAACCGAAACGTCCGCGTTTGGTGCCACCGCCAATCCCTGGAATCCTGAGCATGTGCCCGGTGGGAGCTCCGGCGGCAGTGCCGCTGCTGTTGCCGCTGGCGAGTGTCTGGCCTCCATCGGCTCCGACACTGGTGGTTCGATTCGTCAGCCCGCATCCTTCTGCGGGGTGGTTGGTCTCAAGCCCACCTACGGGCGGGTGAGTCGCTATGGCCTGGTGGCTTTTGCTAGCTCCCTGGATCAGGTAGGACCGTTCACCTCATCGGTGGCGGATGCTGCAGAACTGCTGCAGGTCATGGCAGGAGTTGATCCTCGCGATTCGACCTGTCTGAATGTTGCTGTTCCTGACTACACCGCTGCCCTTGCCGCTCCGATCAAGGGTTTGCGGGTCGGTCTGGTCACCGAGTGCTTTGACCAGGAGGGGTTGGACTCGCAGGTGAAGGCGTCGGTGCTGGCGGCAGCAGATCAGCTCAAAGCTCTTGGCGCCGAACTGGTGGACGTGAGTTGCCCCCGCTTCAACGATGGCATCGCCACGTATTACGTGATCGCGCCGTCGGAGGCATCGGCCAATCTCGCCCGCTACGACGGCGTCAAATATGGCTATCGGGCCGAGGATGCAACATCTCTGGCCGCCATGACTGCCAGAAGTCGTGCGGAGGGTTTCGGCAGTGAGGTGCAACGCCGAATTCTGATCGGTACCTATGCCCTATCAGCCGGTTACGTCGATGCCTACTACAAGAAAGCGCAGCAGGTGAGAACGCTGATCCGGCGCGACTTTGACGCGGCCTTTCAGTCGGTTGATGTGCTGTTGACGCCCACGGCTCCCAGCACCGCCTTCAAAAACGGTGCCCATGCGGATGATCCCCTGTCCATGTACTTGGCGGATCTGCTCACCATTCCGGCCAATCTCGCCGGCCTGCCGGCCATCAGCGTGCCCTGCGGCTTTGATGCCGGCGGTCTGCCGATCGGGGTTCAGCTCATCGGCAATGTGCTGGAAGAGCCCCGTCTGCTGCAGGTGGCTCATCAGTACGAGCAGGCGGCGGACGTGATGAAGTCCAGGCCGAAAGCGGGGCTGGTACCTGCCTGA
- the rlmB gene encoding 23S rRNA (guanosine(2251)-2'-O)-methyltransferase RlmB produces MSSRFDRRPARPSRGGDSAGGRPPRGGPRGRRPRVDGSPTGSRRRDGDDSRGDTPWRGSRDGEFRGRGPSRNGAFRGGPRDASRPPGRGDRREGDRRFEDRRQGDRRDGDRRFEDRRSDDRRFNSRRFEDRRDGDRREGDRRFEGRRPEERRDGDQRFKGRRSDDRRFPDRRPGARRFSDGEARSIRPGRGERRDRQVDDQPRGEATPHAADPVADDLLWGRHATQAALEAGRPIHRIWCTSEMRSAPKFMQLLRDAKASGVLVEEVTWARLAQMTGGAVHQGIALQTAAADTLNLPDLIDGCGELNEPPLLLALDGLTDPHNLGAIVRSAEALGAHGVVLPQRRSAGLTGSVAKVAAGALEHLPVARVVNLNRSLETLKDAGYRVVGLAEEGDQTLEEVDLEGPLVVVTGSEGQGLSMLTRRHCDQLIRIPLRGVTPSLNASVATALCLYEVARRGWMKGLKGQNPSPRIVRPQLPALPSEPSEQIEASQNGTSSPAEASDIAGMQPSSEPDASPVPPENPGIDLQLERLPQTVEAPFEGSIDL; encoded by the coding sequence ATGAGCTCCCGTTTTGATCGCCGCCCCGCTCGCCCCTCCCGTGGTGGTGATTCCGCAGGCGGTCGACCGCCTCGTGGCGGGCCCCGTGGTCGTCGCCCAAGAGTGGATGGCAGCCCGACAGGATCCCGCCGGCGGGATGGAGACGACAGCAGGGGTGATACGCCCTGGCGTGGATCCCGCGATGGTGAGTTTCGAGGACGCGGACCGTCCCGCAATGGTGCATTTCGCGGCGGTCCCAGAGACGCATCAAGACCTCCTGGCCGAGGCGACCGTCGTGAAGGGGACCGACGCTTTGAAGACCGCCGTCAGGGTGATCGCCGTGATGGGGACCGACGCTTTGAAGACCGTCGTTCGGATGATCGGCGTTTCAATTCAAGGCGCTTTGAAGACCGCCGCGATGGTGACCGGCGTGAAGGTGACCGGCGTTTCGAAGGACGCCGCCCTGAAGAGCGCCGGGATGGTGATCAACGCTTTAAGGGGCGTCGTTCTGATGACAGGCGGTTCCCAGACCGCCGTCCTGGAGCTCGTCGCTTCAGTGATGGCGAGGCCCGCAGCATTCGCCCCGGCCGTGGCGAGCGTCGAGATCGTCAGGTTGATGATCAGCCCCGTGGAGAAGCCACTCCCCATGCTGCTGATCCTGTGGCTGATGATCTGCTCTGGGGCCGGCATGCCACTCAGGCTGCACTGGAAGCCGGTCGTCCGATCCATCGCATCTGGTGCACCAGTGAGATGAGGAGTGCTCCCAAATTCATGCAGCTTCTCCGGGATGCCAAGGCCTCCGGAGTTCTTGTGGAGGAAGTCACCTGGGCTCGTCTGGCTCAGATGACCGGTGGTGCCGTCCACCAGGGCATCGCTCTGCAGACCGCTGCAGCAGACACGCTGAATCTTCCTGATTTGATCGATGGCTGCGGCGAGCTCAATGAACCTCCGCTGCTGTTGGCCCTCGATGGCCTCACCGATCCCCACAATCTCGGTGCGATCGTTCGTTCCGCTGAAGCCTTAGGAGCCCACGGCGTGGTTCTGCCTCAGCGCCGCAGCGCAGGTCTAACGGGATCCGTCGCCAAGGTGGCGGCTGGTGCACTGGAACATCTGCCTGTGGCGCGGGTGGTCAATCTCAACCGCTCCTTGGAAACCCTCAAAGATGCTGGCTATCGCGTGGTCGGCCTTGCCGAGGAAGGTGATCAGACCCTTGAAGAAGTTGATCTGGAAGGTCCTCTGGTGGTGGTCACGGGTTCTGAGGGCCAAGGACTGTCCATGCTCACCCGTCGCCATTGCGATCAGTTGATTCGCATCCCACTGCGGGGTGTCACGCCAAGCCTGAATGCCTCGGTTGCGACCGCTCTCTGTCTCTATGAGGTGGCGCGTCGAGGCTGGATGAAGGGTCTGAAGGGTCAGAACCCATCTCCCCGCATCGTGCGTCCCCAGCTCCCCGCACTGCCATCAGAGCCATCAGAGCAGATTGAAGCCTCACAGAACGGGACTTCATCACCGGCGGAAGCATCCGATATCGCTGGGATGCAGCCCTCCAGCGAACCTGACGCTTCCCCCGTGCCGCCCGAGAACCCAGGCATTGATTTGCAACTCGAACGTCTTCCGCAGACAGTCGAGGCACCCTTTGAAGGCAGCATCGATCTCTGA
- a CDS encoding ribonuclease III domain-containing protein has translation MSDWIRLQHALPPGSTDLGPLQLAWLGDAVWELHQRLRHCRQAGRSKDLHQAVVAEVRADAQAAALKRLEPWLTDEEKDLVRRGRNRAGRGPRGSDPAAYGKATGFETMVGWLFLQNPTRLAQLLDRLEETESALS, from the coding sequence TTGAGCGACTGGATTCGGCTTCAACACGCTCTGCCGCCAGGCTCCACTGATCTCGGGCCCTTGCAGCTCGCCTGGCTCGGAGATGCTGTCTGGGAGCTCCATCAACGTTTGCGGCACTGCCGGCAGGCAGGTCGTTCCAAGGATCTGCACCAAGCGGTGGTGGCCGAGGTTCGGGCCGATGCTCAGGCGGCTGCCTTGAAACGGCTCGAGCCCTGGCTCACTGATGAGGAGAAGGATCTTGTGCGTCGTGGCCGCAATCGTGCCGGCCGCGGACCACGAGGTTCAGACCCTGCAGCCTATGGAAAGGCCACGGGGTTTGAGACAATGGTTGGCTGGCTCTTTCTGCAGAATCCGACGCGGCTTGCCCAGCTTCTGGATCGACTCGAGGAGACCGAATCCGCCCTGTCATAA
- a CDS encoding DNA polymerase III subunit alpha has translation MAFVPLHNHSDYSLLDGASQLPQMVERAKELGMPALALTDHGVMYGAVELLKLCKSSGVKPIIGNEMYVINGSIDDPQPKKERRYHLVVLAKNAVGYRNLVKLTSISHLRGMRGRGIFSRACVDKHLLARYSEGLIVATACLGGEIPQAIMRERPDVAREVARWYQSVFGDDFYLEIQDHGSPEDRIVNVEIVKIARELGIKVVATNDAHYLTRNDVEAHDALLCVLTGKLISDEKRLRYTGTEYLKSEEEMGHLFADHLEPEVVQEAIANTVAVAEKVEDYDILGRYQMPRFPIPDGHTPVTYLREVTEQGLRDRLGLTAADTIEEVYAERMVHELKIMEQMGFPTYFLVVWDYIRFAREQSIPVGPGRGSAAGSLVAYALGITNIDPVSNGLLFERFLNPERKSMPDIDTDFCIERRGEVIDYVTRRYGDEKVAQIITFNRMTSKAVLKDVARVLDIPYGDADRLAKLIPVVRGKPAKLKAMIGDESPNPDFKERYEKDPIVKRWVDMAMRIEGTNKTFGVHAAGVVIAADPLDELVPLQRNNDGQVITQYFMEDVESMGLLKMDFLGLKNLTMIDKTLELVEQTSGQRIDPDQLPPEDQGTFDLLARGDLEGIFQLESTGMRQIVRDLKPSSLEDISSILALYRPGPLDAGLIPKFINRKHGREAIDFAHSTLEPILSETYGIMVYQEQIMRIAQDLAGYSLGEADLLRRAMGKKKVSEMQKHRGIFVKGATERGVDTKVADELFDQMVLFAEYCFNKSHSTAYGAVTYQTAYLKAHYPVAYMAALLTVNAGASDKVQRYISNCNAMGIEVMPPDVNASGTDFTPRDSRILFGLSAVRNLGDGAIRALIRSRQTDGVFQSLADLCDRVPSSVVNRRSLESLIHCGALDALEPEANRAQLIADLDLLIDWAGSRARDRASGQGNLFDLMAAPAEDEADASTDLSLAPKAAPVKDYHPSEKLKLEKDLVGFYLSDHPLKQLTAPARLLAPIGLASLEEQADKAKVSAIAMVSEMRQVTTRKGDRMAILQLEDLTGSCEAVVFPKSYARLSDHLMAEARLLVWAAVDRRDERVQLIVDDCRAIDDLRLLLVELDPDQASDVAVQHKLRECLQAHRPDQDELGVRVPVVAAVRRGPDVRYVRLGPQFCVKDAAAAQQHLQNSAFTVSCSDPLMR, from the coding sequence ATGGCATTCGTCCCCCTTCACAACCACAGCGACTACAGCCTGCTGGATGGTGCTTCGCAGCTGCCTCAGATGGTGGAGCGTGCCAAGGAGCTGGGAATGCCGGCATTGGCACTCACCGATCATGGGGTGATGTACGGCGCTGTGGAGCTGCTCAAGCTCTGCAAGAGCAGTGGTGTGAAGCCGATCATCGGCAACGAGATGTATGTCATCAACGGTTCAATTGATGACCCACAGCCCAAGAAGGAGCGTCGATACCACCTGGTGGTGCTTGCCAAAAATGCCGTCGGATATCGCAATCTCGTCAAGCTCACCAGCATCAGTCACCTGCGTGGCATGCGCGGCCGTGGAATTTTTTCACGTGCCTGTGTTGATAAGCATCTGCTTGCGCGGTATTCCGAAGGCCTGATCGTTGCCACAGCCTGCCTGGGCGGTGAGATTCCGCAGGCCATCATGCGCGAACGACCTGATGTGGCCCGCGAGGTTGCCCGCTGGTACCAGAGCGTTTTCGGTGACGACTTTTACCTGGAGATTCAAGACCACGGTTCGCCGGAAGATCGCATCGTCAATGTGGAGATCGTCAAGATCGCCCGTGAACTGGGCATCAAGGTTGTTGCCACCAACGACGCTCACTACCTCACTCGTAATGATGTGGAGGCCCATGACGCACTGTTGTGCGTGCTCACGGGCAAACTGATCAGCGACGAAAAACGTCTTCGCTACACCGGCACTGAATACCTCAAATCTGAGGAGGAGATGGGCCATCTCTTCGCAGATCATCTCGAGCCTGAGGTGGTGCAGGAAGCGATTGCCAACACCGTTGCCGTCGCAGAAAAAGTCGAGGACTACGACATCCTGGGCCGCTATCAGATGCCCCGTTTTCCGATTCCTGATGGCCATACCCCGGTCACCTATCTGCGTGAGGTCACAGAGCAGGGCTTGCGTGACCGTCTTGGCCTGACAGCTGCAGACACCATCGAGGAGGTGTACGCCGAGCGGATGGTGCACGAACTCAAGATCATGGAGCAGATGGGCTTTCCCACCTATTTCCTGGTTGTCTGGGATTACATCCGTTTCGCTCGTGAACAGAGCATCCCTGTGGGTCCGGGTCGTGGTTCGGCTGCAGGCTCACTGGTGGCCTACGCCCTTGGGATCACCAACATTGATCCTGTGAGCAACGGTCTGTTGTTCGAGCGTTTTCTCAATCCGGAACGCAAGTCGATGCCTGATATCGACACCGACTTCTGCATTGAGCGCCGGGGCGAGGTGATCGATTACGTCACGCGCCGCTACGGCGATGAAAAGGTGGCTCAGATCATCACGTTCAACCGCATGACCTCGAAGGCCGTGTTGAAGGATGTGGCCCGCGTGCTCGATATTCCTTACGGAGATGCGGACCGTCTGGCCAAGCTGATCCCTGTTGTCAGGGGCAAGCCCGCCAAACTCAAAGCCATGATCGGCGATGAGTCGCCGAATCCCGACTTCAAGGAGCGCTACGAGAAGGATCCCATCGTGAAGCGGTGGGTCGACATGGCCATGCGCATCGAAGGAACCAACAAAACATTCGGCGTTCATGCTGCGGGCGTGGTGATTGCCGCTGATCCCCTCGACGAACTGGTCCCTCTTCAGCGCAATAACGACGGCCAGGTGATCACGCAGTACTTCATGGAAGACGTCGAGTCGATGGGTCTGCTGAAGATGGACTTCCTTGGCCTCAAAAACCTCACGATGATCGACAAGACCCTCGAGCTTGTCGAGCAGACCAGTGGCCAACGGATCGACCCCGATCAGTTGCCCCCTGAAGATCAGGGGACCTTCGATCTTCTGGCCCGCGGTGACCTCGAGGGTATTTTCCAGCTCGAGTCCACAGGCATGCGCCAGATCGTGCGTGATCTGAAGCCCTCATCCCTGGAAGACATCTCCTCGATCCTGGCGCTTTATCGGCCAGGTCCACTGGATGCTGGCCTGATTCCCAAGTTCATCAACCGCAAGCACGGCCGTGAAGCGATCGACTTCGCCCACAGCACGCTGGAGCCGATTCTGAGCGAGACCTACGGAATCATGGTGTACCAGGAGCAGATCATGCGCATCGCGCAGGATTTGGCCGGCTACTCCCTTGGCGAGGCGGATCTGCTGCGTCGCGCCATGGGCAAGAAAAAAGTCTCGGAGATGCAAAAGCATCGCGGCATCTTTGTGAAGGGAGCAACGGAGCGTGGCGTTGACACCAAGGTCGCCGACGAGTTGTTCGACCAGATGGTCTTGTTCGCTGAGTACTGCTTCAACAAGAGCCATTCCACGGCCTATGGAGCGGTGACATATCAAACCGCTTATCTCAAGGCTCACTATCCAGTGGCGTACATGGCAGCGCTGCTCACAGTGAATGCCGGAGCCAGCGACAAGGTTCAGCGCTACATCTCTAACTGCAACGCCATGGGCATCGAGGTGATGCCGCCGGATGTAAATGCCTCCGGTACCGATTTCACCCCGAGGGACAGCCGAATCCTCTTCGGGCTATCGGCGGTGCGCAATCTTGGCGACGGTGCGATCCGTGCCCTGATTCGCTCTAGACAAACCGATGGCGTGTTCCAGTCACTCGCTGATCTCTGTGACCGGGTTCCCTCCAGTGTGGTCAACCGGCGCAGCCTTGAATCGTTGATTCACTGCGGAGCACTCGACGCGCTGGAGCCTGAGGCCAACCGCGCCCAACTGATTGCCGATCTTGATCTTCTGATCGACTGGGCCGGATCCCGTGCAAGGGATCGTGCCAGCGGTCAGGGCAATCTGTTTGATCTGATGGCGGCTCCTGCTGAGGATGAAGCTGACGCCAGCACGGACCTGAGCCTTGCTCCCAAGGCAGCTCCTGTGAAGGACTATCACCCCAGCGAAAAACTGAAGCTGGAAAAGGACCTGGTGGGGTTCTATCTCTCCGATCATCCGCTCAAGCAGCTCACCGCACCCGCCCGTCTGCTGGCACCGATTGGACTGGCCAGCTTGGAAGAACAAGCAGACAAGGCGAAGGTCAGCGCCATCGCGATGGTGAGTGAGATGCGTCAGGTCACGACGCGCAAAGGTGACCGCATGGCGATTCTTCAGCTCGAGGACCTAACTGGTTCCTGTGAAGCTGTGGTGTTCCCGAAAAGTTATGCGCGACTCTCCGATCATCTGATGGCCGAGGCCAGGCTTCTGGTCTGGGCCGCTGTGGATCGACGCGACGAACGGGTGCAGTTGATCGTGGATGACTGCCGCGCGATTGATGATTTGCGTTTGCTTTTGGTGGAACTCGACCCCGATCAGGCCTCTGATGTGGCGGTTCAGCACAAGCTGAGGGAATGTCTCCAAGCCCATCGTCCTGACCAGGATGAGCTGGGTGTGCGCGTTCCCGTGGTGGCAGCGGTGCGTCGAGGGCCCGACGTGCGTTATGTGCGTCTTGGCCCCCAGTTCTGCGTCAAGGATGCGGCCGCGGCTCAGCAACATCTGCAGAACAGTGCTTTCACTGTCAGCTGCAGCGACCCGTTGATGCGTTAG
- a CDS encoding DUF1816 domain-containing protein, which produces MGPLNRPMRSLANGLGMAWWARVQTHGPDVTYWFGPFVRRSTLEQELPAFLSDVSSESPASLDHSLVRCRRSEPFTIESQG; this is translated from the coding sequence ATGGGCCCTCTGAACCGACCGATGCGCTCACTTGCCAACGGTCTAGGCATGGCTTGGTGGGCCAGGGTTCAGACCCATGGCCCAGACGTCACCTACTGGTTCGGTCCTTTCGTGCGCCGCTCCACCCTGGAGCAGGAGCTCCCGGCTTTTCTGAGTGATGTGTCCTCGGAATCGCCCGCTTCACTCGATCATTCATTGGTGCGCTGTCGTCGTTCCGAACCGTTCACGATCGAATCCCAGGGCTGA
- a CDS encoding DMT family transporter — translation MRGLLTTIRGSQSPEEWKACVSLVGAALAFSLMTVCVKHLGGRLPVAEVVLIRSLISLAITLTMLKRLGVSPWGHQRGLLLVRGVLGTGALLMFFQAISSLPLAAATLLQYTYPTLTTVCAWALLREPIRKRISLAVLLGLFGVLLVVQPEWAGQSMAGLPPFSALIGLGGALLTALAYVSVRQLSVREHPLVIVFYFPLVSVPATLPLLVNNLVLPTGSDWLWLLGVGLLTQIGQVWLTEGLAMLPAARATSINYVQVVFATLWGVLIFAEPVTATVIVGALCVLGATLISLSAKQRQAGSIASG, via the coding sequence ATGCGAGGCCTGCTGACAACCATCCGCGGATCGCAGTCCCCTGAGGAATGGAAGGCCTGCGTGAGTCTGGTCGGAGCGGCTTTGGCCTTCAGCCTGATGACCGTCTGCGTCAAGCACCTCGGAGGACGCTTACCCGTGGCTGAGGTGGTTCTGATTCGATCGTTGATCAGCCTCGCGATCACGCTCACCATGTTGAAGCGACTGGGAGTCTCCCCTTGGGGTCATCAGAGGGGTTTGCTGCTGGTGAGAGGTGTGCTCGGCACTGGCGCACTGCTGATGTTTTTCCAGGCCATTTCCAGCCTGCCTCTGGCCGCAGCCACCCTCCTTCAATACACCTACCCGACCCTCACGACCGTTTGCGCCTGGGCCTTGCTGCGGGAACCGATCCGCAAGCGCATCAGCCTGGCGGTCCTGCTGGGGCTGTTCGGTGTCCTGCTTGTTGTGCAGCCCGAATGGGCAGGACAGTCGATGGCAGGACTTCCACCCTTTTCAGCACTGATCGGACTTGGTGGAGCCCTGTTGACGGCACTCGCTTACGTAAGCGTCCGCCAACTTTCTGTGAGGGAGCATCCTCTGGTGATCGTGTTCTATTTCCCGCTCGTCTCCGTGCCAGCGACGTTGCCATTGCTGGTGAACAATCTGGTGCTACCGACGGGAAGCGACTGGCTGTGGTTACTGGGTGTCGGCCTGCTCACACAGATTGGGCAGGTTTGGCTGACCGAAGGCCTGGCGATGCTCCCTGCGGCGCGCGCAACCTCAATCAATTACGTCCAGGTGGTGTTCGCCACTCTCTGGGGAGTGTTGATCTTTGCTGAACCGGTGACCGCCACCGTCATCGTCGGTGCACTTTGCGTGCTCGGAGCCACTCTGATCAGCCTTAGCGCAAAACAACGTCAGGCCGGATCGATCGCCAGTGGATAA